A genomic window from Treponema maltophilum ATCC 51939 includes:
- a CDS encoding extracellular solute-binding protein, with amino-acid sequence MKKVLSVMLFAACAAALSFAAGTKDGGKQGLGTPDSPVKVTYLCKDVDPVTDKASVSALEEKIEKGLAAQGKYIDLVILSAPTGSYKSVVPIAFRTGQISPDIIYFQGGDLQIAQEGLLEDLTPYIKKSENVKAIMSDHNKAAMANYPYLMWLAPARVQIPVMREDWFNKLKTGKTLLQNPTADNYYALFKEMKDTGLCKWPITTDGGILKLDSVFNHAFGVSATIVKDKGKWVYSVATEANKNKIAFYAKLYKDGLLDKEYVTKAWDTMEQAFYEGTAGFVSGTAGDVINVYNNKMLSTQKQKLVVLPPAKGIGQAYQNVDVTKEPRGFAINAASEVKDAAWAVLEYMAGPEGRILDKLGLEGVHYNVVNGKYVLTKDFPSWWAKFWPTMNGLDLSKVQGEVLTAPAIESLKAAEKYFAADTNVILPEDLTPLKDAMDKLYTEYSTDIIRGVRPISDYDVFIEKWNKAGGTKISEYLAKVLK; translated from the coding sequence ATGAAAAAGGTTTTATCGGTAATGCTTTTTGCGGCATGCGCAGCCGCATTGTCGTTCGCAGCCGGAACAAAAGACGGCGGCAAACAGGGCTTGGGAACGCCGGACTCGCCGGTTAAGGTAACGTATTTGTGCAAAGACGTCGACCCGGTAACCGACAAGGCTTCGGTAAGCGCCTTGGAAGAAAAAATCGAAAAGGGCTTGGCGGCGCAGGGAAAATATATCGATTTGGTTATTCTTTCGGCGCCCACGGGTTCTTACAAGTCGGTTGTTCCCATCGCGTTCAGAACGGGACAGATTTCGCCGGACATCATCTATTTTCAGGGCGGCGATTTGCAGATTGCGCAGGAAGGTTTGCTTGAAGATTTAACGCCGTACATAAAAAAATCGGAAAACGTAAAAGCGATAATGTCCGACCACAACAAAGCGGCCATGGCAAATTATCCGTATTTGATGTGGCTCGCACCCGCGCGCGTTCAAATTCCGGTTATGCGCGAAGATTGGTTCAACAAATTAAAAACAGGCAAAACGCTGCTGCAAAATCCCACGGCGGATAATTATTACGCTTTATTCAAAGAAATGAAAGACACGGGCCTTTGCAAATGGCCGATTACGACCGACGGCGGTATTTTAAAACTCGACTCGGTTTTCAATCACGCATTCGGCGTAAGCGCCACGATTGTTAAAGACAAGGGCAAATGGGTCTATTCGGTTGCAACCGAAGCCAACAAAAACAAAATCGCTTTTTATGCAAAATTGTATAAAGACGGTTTGTTGGACAAGGAATACGTAACCAAAGCGTGGGACACCATGGAACAGGCGTTCTATGAAGGAACGGCCGGTTTTGTCAGCGGTACCGCCGGAGATGTTATCAACGTATACAACAACAAAATGCTGAGTACGCAAAAACAAAAGCTCGTCGTGCTTCCTCCCGCAAAGGGCATAGGACAGGCATACCAAAACGTCGACGTTACCAAAGAGCCGCGCGGCTTTGCCATCAATGCGGCGTCGGAAGTTAAAGACGCGGCTTGGGCGGTTTTGGAATACATGGCGGGTCCCGAAGGCCGCATTTTGGATAAACTCGGTTTGGAAGGCGTGCATTACAACGTCGTCAACGGCAAATACGTGCTTACCAAGGATTTCCCCTCATGGTGGGCAAAATTCTGGCCGACGATGAACGGGCTCGATTTAAGCAAGGTGCAGGGCGAAGTACTTACCGCGCCGGCAATCGAATCTCTTAAAGCGGCCGAAAAATACTTTGCGGCGGATACGAACGTTATTTTGCCGGAAGACTTAACGCCTTTAAAAGACGCTATGGATAAACTCTACACCGAATATTCGACCGACATTATCCGCGGCGTACGGCCGATTTCCGACTACGACGTATTTATCGAAAAATGGAACAAAGCCGGCGGAACCAAAATTTCCGAATATTTGGCGAAGGTATTAAAATAA
- a CDS encoding carbohydrate ABC transporter permease, translating into MEMKKNGTSYAVQAVLIGVLLFLSLTMIIPVLNIFAKSISDPKQSPLMKGLEILPRGMDFINYKIVFSHPVLVPALWNSVLITVIGTALNILLTTTAAYVLTRPRLTLKKPIMLFLIAMMLLDSGFVPEYLVVQRLGLMGSKWAVILVTAVNVYYLIIMMRYFEQVPQSLVEAAVIDGCSHIRMLFSVFFPLAKSGVATITMFYSVVRWNEYFRASIYLTKKTTDTVLQVILRQFVVLGDTVSIIGQQNLYDYNELARIDYGALKAATIVVAVIPILILYPFVLKFYNKDVMAGGIKE; encoded by the coding sequence ATGGAAATGAAAAAAAACGGAACTTCCTATGCGGTGCAGGCGGTTCTCATCGGCGTTCTTTTGTTTTTATCGCTTACGATGATTATTCCCGTGCTGAATATTTTTGCAAAGTCGATTTCCGACCCGAAACAGTCGCCGCTTATGAAGGGCTTGGAAATACTTCCGCGCGGCATGGATTTTATAAACTATAAAATCGTCTTCAGCCATCCGGTTTTGGTGCCCGCGCTGTGGAATTCCGTCCTTATTACGGTTATCGGAACGGCACTGAATATTTTGCTTACGACGACGGCCGCTTACGTGCTCACCAGGCCGCGCTTAACTTTGAAAAAACCGATTATGCTGTTTTTAATCGCAATGATGCTTTTAGACAGCGGCTTTGTTCCCGAATACCTCGTCGTGCAAAGGCTCGGTTTAATGGGATCGAAATGGGCGGTTATTTTAGTTACGGCCGTCAATGTGTATTATCTGATTATCATGATGCGGTACTTTGAACAGGTGCCGCAATCGCTTGTTGAAGCGGCCGTTATAGACGGATGTTCGCACATACGGATGCTTTTTTCGGTCTTTTTTCCGCTCGCAAAATCGGGCGTTGCGACGATAACGATGTTCTATTCGGTTGTAAGATGGAATGAATATTTCAGGGCGAGCATTTATTTAACGAAAAAAACGACCGACACCGTTTTGCAGGTGATTTTGCGGCAATTCGTTGTTTTGGGCGACACCGTGTCCATTATCGGGCAGCAAAACCTGTATGATTACAATGAATTGGCGCGCATCGATTACGGCGCCCTTAAGGCCGCGACCATCGTCGTTGCGGTCATCCCGATTTTAATACTCTACCCTTTCGTTTTGAAGTTTTACAATAAAGACGTTATGGCCGGAGGAATAAAGGAGTGA
- a CDS encoding TRAP transporter small permease, translating into MNTELNRIERILRFTIEQLNKLLSALILLISLFLFMQVLFRYVFHFPLYWVEEVVKYLMIYVTTIGGGVAFYDSGHPRIIVFCNMLPQKIRPYYEIVLRILILFFAGVFIFIGTKYALDNWWIATSALEIPYTWPYLALPIGGLVIFFILILDNCDILFHKRSFLESFDYVGELK; encoded by the coding sequence ATGAATACTGAATTAAATCGCATAGAACGCATTCTTCGATTTACAATAGAGCAGCTTAATAAATTACTGTCGGCATTAATTTTATTGATTTCATTGTTTTTATTTATGCAAGTGCTTTTCCGATACGTATTTCATTTTCCGCTCTATTGGGTCGAAGAGGTAGTAAAGTATTTGATGATCTATGTCACTACGATAGGCGGCGGAGTCGCCTTTTACGATTCGGGGCATCCGCGTATAATCGTCTTTTGTAATATGCTTCCCCAAAAAATCCGCCCCTATTATGAAATCGTCTTAAGAATCCTGATATTGTTTTTTGCCGGCGTTTTTATATTCATCGGCACCAAATACGCTTTGGACAATTGGTGGATCGCAACGAGCGCACTTGAGATCCCCTATACATGGCCGTATTTGGCTTTGCCCATCGGCGGCTTGGTTATCTTTTTTATCCTAATATTGGACAACTGTGATATTTTGTTCCATAAGAGAAGCTTTTTGGAAAGCTTTGACTATGTCGGAGAACTGAAATGA
- a CDS encoding DUF4387 domain-containing protein, translating into MADKLVDLAKMLRSKNSGPFMITLDALFTLPETYFRVKTSGVINERTVRKLYNLGATEPISIVFFDNALGIKITFNRKVSSGTALDRDVYGAQQHAPLMDLLIP; encoded by the coding sequence ATGGCGGACAAATTGGTCGATTTGGCAAAAATGCTCAGAAGCAAAAATTCGGGCCCCTTTATGATTACGCTGGACGCTCTTTTTACACTGCCTGAAACGTATTTCCGCGTAAAAACGAGCGGCGTTATAAACGAACGGACCGTGCGCAAACTGTACAATCTCGGCGCAACCGAGCCGATAAGTATCGTTTTTTTCGACAACGCTTTGGGTATAAAAATAACTTTTAACCGCAAAGTTTCGTCGGGGACGGCTTTGGACAGGGACGTGTACGGAGCGCAGCAACACGCGCCGCTTATGGACTTATTGATACCGTAA
- a CDS encoding ABC transporter permease: MKEKKFLQKLRDERTLYALLFPTILYFILFKVLPIINMRLAFFQFRARGGWPFVGLKYFKMIFSSSAFAQILVNTLIISFMKYVLLFPFFVIFALLLNEVRSGLFRKYVQVVSYLPHFLSWVVIAGIWISALSLSGSVNQFLGFFGRSPVDYMTDRNSIRWILMLCEAWRSLGWDSIIFYTAIISINQTLYEAAEIDGANRWQTITNIIFPALVTPMITMFILNLGFFLNAGFDQVLNFTNAAVESTIDILDTYIYRIGIEGGQYSLATAASLIKGVIGIALVLATHVISKKTTGEGVWK; this comes from the coding sequence ATGAAGGAAAAAAAGTTTTTGCAAAAATTACGGGACGAGCGCACGCTGTACGCACTTTTATTCCCTACAATACTGTATTTTATATTGTTTAAAGTACTGCCGATTATCAATATGCGCCTCGCTTTTTTTCAATTCCGCGCACGCGGCGGCTGGCCCTTCGTCGGCTTAAAATATTTCAAAATGATTTTCAGCAGTTCGGCCTTTGCACAAATCCTCGTCAACACGCTTATTATCAGCTTTATGAAGTACGTTTTGCTGTTCCCTTTTTTCGTTATCTTTGCGCTGCTGCTCAACGAAGTAAGAAGCGGCCTGTTCCGCAAATACGTGCAGGTTGTCAGCTATTTGCCGCACTTTTTGTCGTGGGTTGTTATCGCCGGCATATGGATAAGCGCGTTGTCGCTGAGCGGCAGCGTCAACCAGTTTTTGGGCTTTTTCGGCCGCAGTCCCGTGGATTATATGACCGACCGCAATTCGATACGCTGGATACTGATGCTGTGCGAAGCGTGGCGGAGTTTGGGCTGGGATTCCATCATCTTTTACACGGCCATCATTTCGATAAATCAAACCTTATACGAAGCCGCCGAAATCGACGGAGCAAACCGGTGGCAGACAATTACGAATATTATCTTTCCGGCTTTGGTAACGCCTATGATTACGATGTTCATTCTTAACTTGGGATTTTTCCTTAATGCGGGCTTTGATCAAGTGCTGAACTTTACCAACGCCGCCGTGGAAAGCACGATCGATATTTTGGACACCTACATTTACCGCATCGGTATAGAGGGCGGCCAATATTCTCTTGCCACCGCGGCAAGTTTAATAAAGGGAGTTATCGGTATTGCACTGGTACTTGCAACGCACGTTATAAGCAAAAAGACGACGGGAGAAGGAGTATGGAAATGA
- a CDS encoding TRAP transporter substrate-binding protein, producing MKKFYSAVFVLAVFFAANTYAAQYTMKIASSNPADPLAMPASAACAIFQAKVAEYTNGRVEVKIFPDGQLGDQLSGLQQVKTGEIQGNEIAMGIMANLYPEIAFTDLPYIIPDMKVAQDLYKRDNPFMKTILQDMEKKTGVGILFFAPQAYRNLSTTKKQVKSVKDLKDLKIRTMQVKMHIDMFNAAGAQAVPVPWLEVYTSLQTGVVDGQENPIATINAMHFYEVQKYITLTRHVHLVGAVTYNVKWLKSLPADLQVAIMKAAAESSVGSEALAVIYDVSNAESMQKRGVVIYEPTPAEIQGFKQAMQPAAFKWYTNKIKNGDKILNDLQKEIQRLQDSYKNLIY from the coding sequence ATGAAAAAGTTTTATTCGGCAGTCTTTGTGCTTGCCGTTTTTTTTGCCGCCAATACGTATGCCGCCCAATATACGATGAAAATCGCAAGCAGCAACCCGGCGGACCCCTTGGCCATGCCGGCTTCCGCCGCATGTGCCATTTTTCAGGCAAAGGTGGCCGAATACACGAACGGCCGCGTAGAGGTTAAAATATTCCCCGACGGCCAACTCGGCGATCAGCTTTCGGGGCTTCAGCAGGTAAAAACGGGCGAAATTCAGGGAAATGAAATTGCTATGGGTATCATGGCAAATTTGTATCCCGAAATCGCATTTACCGACTTGCCTTATATTATCCCGGATATGAAGGTTGCGCAGGATCTGTATAAACGGGACAATCCTTTTATGAAAACCATCCTCCAAGACATGGAAAAAAAGACGGGCGTCGGAATTCTGTTTTTCGCACCGCAGGCATACAGAAACCTTTCCACCACCAAAAAACAGGTAAAATCCGTAAAGGATCTGAAGGATTTAAAAATAAGAACCATGCAGGTTAAAATGCATATAGACATGTTTAATGCGGCCGGTGCACAAGCGGTTCCCGTTCCGTGGCTCGAAGTATACACCAGCTTGCAGACAGGCGTTGTGGACGGGCAGGAAAACCCGATCGCAACAATCAACGCAATGCATTTTTACGAAGTGCAAAAATATATTACGCTGACGCGGCACGTGCATCTTGTCGGTGCGGTAACATATAACGTTAAATGGCTTAAGAGCCTGCCGGCAGATTTGCAGGTTGCGATTATGAAAGCCGCCGCCGAGTCAAGCGTCGGTTCGGAAGCGCTCGCCGTTATTTACGATGTTTCGAATGCCGAAAGCATGCAAAAAAGAGGCGTTGTTATTTACGAACCCACGCCGGCTGAAATTCAGGGATTCAAACAGGCAATGCAGCCTGCCGCTTTTAAATGGTACACAAACAAGATAAAAAACGGCGACAAAATCTTAAATGATTTGCAAAAAGAAATTCAGCGTCTTCAGGATTCATATAAGAATTTGATCTACTGA
- a CDS encoding acyclic terpene utilization AtuA family protein, which produces MHMDCVKILSPCGILGYGFPPESLKAGLADEPDAIVVDAGSTDAGPHKLGAKTAIVSKTAAKKDLSLLISAVYEKNIPLIISSAGGSGGKEHIDWTLKIIREIFSERNFAPVKTAVIWADIPNDVIIEKIAQHKVHPLGTNVPELTAQTLETCTGVVAQMGAEPFIKALDEGFRLIIAGRAYDPSPFAAVGIRCGFDAALCYHMGKVLECGALCCDPGTTKDCMMGVVYKDSFEVYPCDAKRTCTTLSVAAHTFYEKDHPYLLHGPGVDMDLSGCRFEQVGENRVRVSGSKMKDCPYTVKLEGASFDSYRTFVPAGIRDPLLISKLDEVEKAVTESVAAQYGEIPRDSYKINFINYGINGVMGELETAKDTPHEVCVLFEVLADTQEKASAICASLRSTFMHYGYEGRKSTAGNLAFPFAPSDIEFGKVYKFTVYHLMEIDDPLMYFPIEEWDPVSGRFI; this is translated from the coding sequence ATGCATATGGATTGTGTTAAGATTTTATCGCCGTGCGGAATTTTAGGCTACGGTTTTCCTCCCGAATCGCTGAAAGCGGGCTTGGCGGACGAACCGGACGCTATTGTCGTCGATGCCGGTTCCACCGACGCGGGCCCGCACAAATTGGGCGCAAAAACCGCCATCGTAAGCAAAACAGCCGCAAAAAAAGACCTGAGCTTGTTAATTTCGGCCGTATACGAAAAAAATATTCCGCTTATAATAAGTTCCGCGGGCGGAAGCGGCGGCAAAGAACACATCGACTGGACGCTTAAAATCATACGGGAAATATTTTCCGAGCGGAATTTCGCCCCCGTAAAAACCGCCGTCATTTGGGCGGATATTCCGAACGACGTTATTATCGAAAAAATCGCACAGCATAAGGTTCATCCTTTGGGAACGAATGTTCCCGAATTGACGGCGCAGACGCTCGAAACCTGTACCGGCGTCGTTGCCCAAATGGGAGCGGAACCCTTCATTAAAGCGCTCGACGAAGGCTTCCGTTTGATAATCGCCGGAAGGGCATACGATCCGTCTCCGTTTGCGGCAGTCGGAATTCGGTGCGGCTTCGATGCGGCTTTGTGCTACCATATGGGAAAAGTGCTGGAGTGCGGAGCGCTGTGCTGCGATCCGGGTACGACAAAAGACTGCATGATGGGCGTTGTGTACAAAGATTCTTTTGAAGTGTACCCCTGCGACGCAAAACGTACATGCACGACGCTGAGCGTTGCCGCCCACACTTTTTACGAAAAAGACCATCCCTATCTGCTGCACGGCCCCGGTGTCGACATGGACTTAAGCGGCTGCCGCTTCGAACAAGTCGGCGAAAACCGCGTCAGGGTAAGCGGCAGCAAAATGAAGGATTGTCCCTATACCGTCAAGCTCGAAGGCGCGAGTTTCGATTCGTACAGAACCTTCGTTCCGGCGGGAATCCGCGACCCGCTTTTGATTTCAAAACTCGACGAAGTCGAAAAAGCGGTAACGGAAAGTGTCGCCGCCCAATACGGCGAGATTCCGCGCGATTCGTATAAAATCAATTTTATCAATTACGGCATAAACGGCGTTATGGGCGAGCTGGAAACGGCAAAAGATACGCCGCACGAAGTGTGCGTCTTGTTTGAAGTGCTTGCCGACACGCAGGAAAAAGCGTCGGCAATATGCGCATCGCTTCGTTCCACGTTTATGCACTACGGCTACGAGGGGCGGAAATCCACCGCGGGCAACCTCGCCTTTCCCTTTGCGCCCAGCGACATCGAATTCGGCAAAGTGTATAAATTCACCGTATACCATTTAATGGAAATTGACGATCCGCTTATGTATTTTCCTATTGAAGAATGGGATCCGGTATCGGGGAGGTTTATTTGA
- a CDS encoding LacI family DNA-binding transcriptional regulator, with protein MDSIIDIARMADVSKSTVSRVLAGTTYGVSDKSREKVLAVVKHRHFVKNRVASAMRTKRSLTILLVVPDITNTFWAEVARGAQNVFDEAGYSVFLGNSDRQTERELRYIRLARENKADAVMINAPELNLKEAFAGLNCPVVLLGDRADDCSYKKVGTDIEKAMRTALDYLVQKKHTDIGFVSPLRLDTEGIDRNKRYVVYKDFMEQKGLAVRDDRHFNVQLSFEGGIELARLFIRMKDKPSAIVAGNDAVAIGFIREAQKAGVRVPQDVSIIGLDDIETAAMITPAVTTVAKPKREIGATGARMILDMLNGKKNVVSTFLTPFLIERESVAELK; from the coding sequence ATGGATTCGATTATCGATATTGCAAGAATGGCCGACGTTTCGAAAAGCACCGTAAGCCGCGTGCTTGCGGGTACAACGTACGGCGTCAGTGACAAAAGCCGCGAAAAAGTTTTGGCGGTCGTAAAGCACCGGCACTTTGTCAAAAACAGGGTCGCCTCCGCCATGCGCACCAAAAGGTCTTTAACGATTTTGCTTGTCGTCCCCGACATAACGAACACCTTTTGGGCGGAAGTTGCGCGCGGAGCCCAAAACGTATTCGACGAAGCGGGCTACAGCGTTTTTCTCGGGAACAGCGATCGGCAAACGGAACGGGAACTGCGATATATACGGCTGGCAAGGGAAAACAAAGCCGACGCCGTAATGATAAACGCGCCCGAATTGAATTTAAAAGAAGCGTTTGCCGGTTTGAACTGCCCGGTTGTGCTGCTCGGCGACCGAGCCGACGATTGTTCGTATAAAAAAGTCGGAACCGACATAGAAAAAGCGATGCGCACCGCATTGGACTATTTGGTTCAAAAAAAGCATACCGATATCGGCTTTGTAAGTCCGCTGCGCCTCGACACGGAAGGCATCGACCGCAACAAGCGCTATGTCGTTTACAAAGACTTTATGGAGCAAAAAGGACTTGCCGTACGGGACGACCGGCACTTTAACGTGCAGCTGTCTTTTGAAGGCGGTATCGAACTTGCCCGTCTTTTTATACGGATGAAGGACAAGCCTTCGGCGATCGTCGCGGGTAACGATGCGGTTGCCATCGGCTTTATACGCGAAGCGCAAAAAGCGGGTGTTCGCGTCCCGCAAGACGTTTCGATCATCGGCTTGGACGATATTGAAACGGCCGCCATGATTACTCCGGCGGTAACGACCGTCGCAAAGCCGAAACGGGAAATAGGAGCAACCGGGGCTCGCATGATTTTGGATATGCTGAACGGAAAGAAAAACGTCGTCAGCACATTTTTAACGCCGTTTTTAATCGAACGCGAATCGGTTGCGGAACTGAAATAA
- a CDS encoding MFS transporter, whose protein sequence is MKTQRRLTWKNYLAYGAADLYGGGCFFIVTTFAMYYLVNVVGLHPLLAGLIPGIGKFWDAVSDPLMGYISDNTPQNRFGKRRVWFLVSIVPIALSFMFIWFPANFESQIGKFIFYTFAYIVFFTVSTVSYIPYAALSAEMTQSFSERNKLNSSRLMFSFVATLLGGLLAQPIIDSFHGSKTGYFMMSCVFALIFALPWIPLYFGTWEIQSEQHNTPKGESFVKNFLSLFKNKSCRIHIAMYVCSYGALDIFMSLVLFYMVDYLNRGGIFVIVQGSLLITMMITLPVHSWLINKKGHKPVYVTALIIFAVSLFCMFFHTPETPPVVLILNMVLMGIGVSANNLIPHQLLPFISDIDKLMSGKSRAGTYSAAMSLTRKLFLGLVIMTSIGAVLSRIGYKNPVPSILTQEQFNEARELSEEHGENFAAIEAFYAQGEDGNLHLKYLSRPVDGMINDIYKAAKKRQAGTDRFKEAASYFETHKTYAEIPSDIFEDFILASLDAANFHDADTLLFLKSAYAKDGDMYRFAVPRDFYSKADLYNLKLLLEKIKYPYSGIGEVQKPLQKEYTLHGVRIAFVFMPLVMIIVGIIVGMTFKVTPENHKIILEEIRRVEAGGKKEDAPEQTKKVCELLMGIPYGRG, encoded by the coding sequence ATGAAGACTCAGCGCAGGTTAACGTGGAAAAATTATTTGGCTTACGGAGCGGCCGACTTGTACGGAGGCGGCTGCTTTTTTATTGTAACGACGTTTGCGATGTATTATTTGGTGAATGTCGTCGGCTTGCACCCTCTTTTGGCGGGTTTGATTCCCGGAATCGGAAAATTTTGGGACGCGGTGTCGGATCCGCTTATGGGTTACATTTCCGACAATACGCCGCAAAACCGTTTCGGCAAACGGCGCGTGTGGTTTTTGGTATCGATTGTGCCGATTGCCCTTTCGTTTATGTTCATTTGGTTTCCCGCGAACTTCGAAAGTCAAATCGGTAAATTCATCTTTTATACCTTTGCGTACATCGTATTCTTTACCGTGTCAACGGTTTCGTATATTCCGTATGCCGCGCTGAGCGCCGAAATGACGCAGTCGTTTTCGGAGCGCAACAAGCTGAACAGCTCGCGCCTTATGTTTTCGTTTGTGGCAACCTTGTTGGGCGGCCTTTTGGCGCAGCCGATTATCGACAGTTTTCACGGCAGTAAAACGGGCTATTTTATGATGAGCTGCGTTTTTGCGCTCATTTTCGCCCTGCCGTGGATTCCGCTGTATTTCGGCACGTGGGAAATTCAGTCCGAGCAGCACAACACGCCCAAGGGGGAATCGTTCGTTAAAAACTTTTTGTCGCTGTTTAAAAACAAATCATGCCGCATTCACATCGCCATGTACGTGTGTTCGTACGGCGCGCTCGATATTTTTATGTCGCTCGTGCTGTTTTATATGGTCGATTATTTGAACCGCGGCGGCATCTTCGTTATCGTGCAGGGTTCCCTTTTGATAACGATGATGATAACGCTGCCCGTTCACAGCTGGCTTATAAATAAAAAAGGCCATAAACCGGTCTATGTTACGGCGCTTATTATTTTTGCCGTGTCGCTGTTTTGCATGTTTTTTCATACGCCCGAAACGCCGCCGGTCGTGCTCATTTTAAACATGGTGCTGATGGGAATCGGCGTATCGGCGAACAATCTTATTCCGCACCAGCTTTTGCCCTTTATCAGCGATATCGACAAGCTTATGAGCGGCAAAAGCCGAGCCGGAACATACTCGGCGGCAATGTCGCTTACGCGAAAGCTGTTTTTGGGTTTGGTGATTATGACGAGCATCGGCGCGGTGTTGAGCCGCATCGGCTATAAAAATCCCGTGCCGTCGATTTTAACGCAAGAACAGTTTAACGAAGCGCGCGAACTGAGTGAAGAACACGGCGAAAACTTTGCCGCAATTGAAGCATTTTATGCGCAGGGCGAAGACGGCAACCTTCATTTAAAATATCTTTCGCGCCCCGTCGACGGCATGATAAACGATATATACAAGGCGGCAAAAAAACGCCAAGCCGGTACCGACCGCTTTAAAGAAGCCGCAAGCTATTTTGAAACGCATAAAACCTATGCCGAAATTCCGTCCGATATTTTTGAAGACTTTATACTTGCTTCGCTCGATGCCGCAAACTTTCACGACGCGGACACGCTGTTGTTTTTAAAATCCGCGTATGCAAAGGACGGAGACATGTATCGTTTTGCCGTTCCCCGTGATTTTTATTCGAAAGCCGACTTGTATAATTTGAAGCTGCTGTTGGAAAAAATCAAATATCCGTATTCGGGAATCGGTGAAGTGCAAAAACCGCTTCAAAAGGAATACACCCTGCACGGCGTGCGCATCGCCTTTGTGTTTATGCCGCTGGTTATGATTATTGTCGGGATTATCGTCGGCATGACGTTTAAAGTAACGCCCGAAAATCATAAAATCATTTTGGAAGAAATCCGGCGCGTTGAAGCGGGCGGCAAAAAAGAAGACGCTCCCGAGCAAACGAAAAAAGTGTGTGAACTGCTCATGGGCATTCCGTACGGCAGGGGCTGA
- a CDS encoding TRAP transporter large permease, whose product MNLSLSIMLVLFGGLAILGVPLSFATGISALAFFLISGSSLNTVIHTFFTSINSFVLMAIPMFIFAGQIMSECKISDGIIKFSDLIVGRFRGGLAQVNILASMFFGGCSGSALADVTGLGSVLIPAMEEKGYSREFSAAVTVASSIQGPIIPPSIPMVIFASVAQVSTGALLIGGAVPGVLLGLSQMLIVYFISRKRGYKSTDKVYTMREKLAIFKESVPALIMPLLLMGGIFFGIFTPTEAAAVAVAYSILIGFFVYRNLSLKKLIEIGKRVARDSASIFFLIGTAGIFGWILAMAEIPAMLSAVILRHGTSPYLLLFLINILLLIWGMLMDAAPAILIFGPILTPMVEAMGINTIHFGVLMVFNLMIGLMTPPYGLCLFSATTICKSSIGEITKELIPFIFISVIVLFVITYIPEIVLFLPRLSGLLG is encoded by the coding sequence ATGAATTTGTCTCTCTCTATAATGCTGGTGCTGTTCGGCGGGCTCGCGATTCTAGGTGTGCCGCTGTCGTTCGCGACCGGTATCAGCGCACTGGCTTTTTTTCTCATAAGCGGCAGTTCTTTAAATACCGTCATTCATACTTTTTTTACGAGTATAAATTCATTCGTACTAATGGCCATTCCAATGTTTATTTTTGCGGGACAAATCATGTCCGAATGCAAAATTTCGGACGGAATCATCAAATTTTCCGATTTGATTGTCGGAAGGTTCCGCGGCGGTTTGGCGCAGGTCAATATTCTTGCCAGTATGTTTTTCGGCGGTTGCAGCGGTTCTGCTCTTGCCGACGTAACCGGCTTAGGCAGCGTTTTAATTCCCGCGATGGAAGAAAAAGGTTATTCGAGGGAATTTTCGGCGGCGGTTACCGTTGCCTCATCGATACAGGGACCTATTATTCCGCCCAGTATTCCGATGGTTATCTTTGCTTCCGTCGCACAAGTATCCACCGGTGCACTTTTGATAGGAGGAGCCGTGCCCGGTGTTTTGCTCGGGCTCTCGCAAATGCTCATTGTATACTTTATCTCCAGAAAGCGCGGTTATAAATCTACCGACAAAGTATATACGATGCGGGAAAAATTGGCAATTTTCAAAGAATCGGTTCCGGCGTTGATTATGCCGCTTCTTCTCATGGGCGGAATATTTTTCGGTATTTTTACGCCGACCGAAGCGGCTGCGGTCGCGGTTGCGTATTCCATACTTATAGGCTTTTTCGTGTATCGCAACCTGTCTTTAAAAAAACTCATAGAAATAGGCAAACGGGTTGCGCGGGATTCGGCATCGATATTTTTTCTTATCGGAACCGCCGGCATATTCGGCTGGATTTTGGCCATGGCCGAAATCCCCGCAATGCTGTCGGCTGTTATATTGCGGCACGGAACAAGCCCGTATCTTCTGCTGTTTCTTATAAACATTCTTTTGCTCATTTGGGGTATGCTCATGGACGCCGCGCCGGCCATTCTTATTTTCGGACCGATACTGACGCCTATGGTTGAAGCGATGGGTATAAACACCATACACTTCGGCGTTCTAATGGTTTTTAACCTTATGATCGGCTTGATGACTCCGCCCTACGGACTGTGCCTTTTTTCGGCGACGACAATTTGTAAAAGTTCAATAGGTGAGATTACAAAAGAATTAATACCTTTTATTTTTATCAGCGTCATCGTCCTTTTTGTAATAACCTATATCCCGGAAATCGTTTTGTTCTTGCCGAGGCTTTCAGGACTTCTCGGATAA